TTTTATTATGGAAAGAAGAATGACTCTAACAGATAGCATTGAGCGCTGCCTGAAAAAAGGTATGTTATTTCTAACTGTACTGAAGTTTTGCAGTGTAGATTTAAATATAAAGCTTGCTTCCTAAATCAGGAATAATGTAGCTTGGTTATAGCATGAGTACCGAactgtaaaagtggccatacatgggaagaTAAAGGCTGCCAACTCTTCCACTAGATTGACTTAAGTAAGTTATTGGTTAGGCAGGTCATTTCTGACAGACTTGAACATTCTGTCTGGTGAAGACAACATTGTTGTGCCAATGCAATGCTTATCAAATGGGCTTCCATATAGGTCTGTGTTTGATCTGATTGTTGGTTTGAATAAGCCCCATTTGACCCTTCACATGAGTAGCAAAAATTAGACCCAGATTTGCTTATTCTGCGACCTTTAAACTAAAGCTGccctaaaatatttttagttttagttattattttctgattttattgGATAATTGTCCTATGCATGCTCTGCAAGTTTAATGGGGAGAGATATTGATATTTATAAGGCTTGAGCGTTTTTACTGTATTTGGCATCATTGGACACATTTTCCCCAAACTAAACAGAATATAACATTTGTTAGAGGTTGCAAAATATTACGGTATaactctgataaaaaaaaaagttttaaaggggacatttcatatatACTCATCTTCAGTTATATTATTGTTCTTTCCTTACAGTATGGAATGATGCAGAAAAGAAAGCAGTTGAAATGTTCATTTTATTAGAGCTGCATGGAGATGTTCACTCTTCTGCGTCTAGGCTGAAATGACAGTTGGGAGTGTCTGTTCTTTCTCCCACCGGAAATTGTAatagcactgactgacaggctgaacacTGGCATATAACAGAAAGCCCCTCCCACCTTCCTGCCTGTTAGTCTCCAGCCTGCACATAACACTCATAAATGCATCCAACTATATACTCATtctgcacattatttatttttatcctatAGCTGCAATTTTTTCCAAACCAAATTTGAGTCTGTCAATTGTGTTCACAATCCTTATCCGTCTCGCACTTGTATCTCCAAGTCCGAAACACAGTATCTAGAAAAAAAGAGCCAGCGCCATAGGCACAGGaccaacaaacaaaatatagggtaatattgtttcaaTTATACCACTTGTGCTCAGATGTAGGGCTTAGCTATATCACCGCTAAACGTGAACCCTTGTAAGTTTTGCCACCACCgtgattatataaaaaaaggataaaatggcTTTTAAACTTTCCGTAGCAGGTTTCAAGGTGACACTCGCAAACATAAATTTATTTCTTGGCATGTAAAGAAATTTTCCAGTGTCTATTTCACTCTCCTTCTTGTGCAGCTGTTAAAAGATATGCAGCAGCgaatagtgtaaaaccttttcattttaaaacaattattaaaaaaaatgccctcaCATGGCATCTCATATTAAAGCATATCTATGCTCCGTCCTGGTAGGGAACCGTCCCCTTGTGGAGTCCGCACAGTCTCTGGTATCTGTAGCGTGTAAAAACCAGTCTGCAACGTTTTCCTTGTGTCCTTCAGTCAGGGAGCCCTCCAGTGACGTCACCAGCCTTGCGCGTTTCGTCAGTGACTTCCTGAGGAAGGTTTAAAAGCTTATATTATATAATCAAGGTGGTGGCAAAACTGTTCACATTTAGCGGTGATATAGCTAAGCCCTACTTCTGAGCACAAGTGGTATAAttgaaacaatattaccctatattttgtttgttggtCCTGTGCCTATGCtgctggctcttttttttttctagatgctGTTAAAAATTAGTTGCAGGGAGTAAGTGTGCAGAATCAGTATATTGCTAGATGCAGGGAGTTGGAGCAAATGAAACAgatctgtaaatacttttttcttaataaaacgTTTTTATTCATCATGGAAGAAGGAAGCGGGGAGAGATAGGGGAAAGCAGCAGAGGTGTTGGTTGAAGGTGCCAAAGATTAGAAGAAGCAGCAGGGAAGCGATCCCAGCAGAGAGGTGTCCAGTTACAGCTGCAGGGAGCAGATCCGGAAGAGGGCAGGTAGAAAGCAGGGGGGgacataatggggggggggggaagcagaggGTGCAATTGGAAAAGGAAGCAGAGAGGTGTTGGGTGAAGGCTGCCCGGAGCCGTTGGGGAAGGCAGCAGGAAGAGATTAGAAGAGCCAGCAAGGAAGTGATTTGGAAAAAGTAAGGGAGCGTGATCAGTAAAGGCAGCAGAGCGGTGTCGGGTGGGGAGCCGATGGTTAAAGGCAGAGGGCGGAGACTagagaaatgggggggggggggggggaatgcacAATGGGGAAATGCAGCGGGAGATGATTGGGGAAGATATCGGTTAAAGCAGCAGTGAGCTGATAAGGGCAGGCAGTGGGGAGGAGATGAGAAAGGAAATAAGAGTCTTCGCCAAAATGACATCCGTGAAAGTGCCTCCTATGTCTGTCGAGCAGTCCAGCCTAGCTTTTGCACGGCCGGCGGCTGCTGAGCAGTACAGAGAGAAGCCTTGGACCGGAAGTTTGTGAAAGGGGCGGGTCAAGTCCTGTTTTCTGGCTTTTTAATCCATATTTGATCAGAAAggtacacaaataaaaaaatacttcaatttCATGTTATTTAGCATGCTTTAAGGTTTATCCTTAAATCAAATCCCTTTCCAGGAAAAAGTGAAGAGCAGCAGGTAGCAGCAGCCCTTGCTTGCCTTCTTTGTTGTCAGCTCGGATCAGGAATTGAAAGCGAGGAAGTTTTCCGAACCGTTGCTCCAGTTCTAAAAAGCATTGTTTGTGATAGGAGTGCAAACACACAAGCACGGCAAGCTGTAAGTATCTGAACCAGGATGCTCTTGTTTAGAAGCTGCTACTTTGAGGCAAACCttattttaaaggggaggttTGGCTATAAAGAGTGTTGTATACTTATCGAGTTCCAATTATCTTCATATTTATGGTAGATTATCTTAAATAagtcatttttcattttccccattTTCGCACctgtctctttattctctctacatgcagaagttGGTTGTCTGATTTTTATAGCTAGCTCTAAAACGGCCTTTGGAGaactccttttgcttagaagatgtattggagctctcACTAAAGTCACCAAACAGTCTCTGTACATGCAGGGCTTCTGGCAAAGTAATTTATTTTGGTAGAGCTAACTTGAATAAATGACTCCAGCACATGAaaatctgacatccaactcctgcaagaagacagaatgatgagaaaccgatgctgagggATAGTACagataatttgattatttcataaactgtACAAAATTGATTACTTGTATTTTGCAAATAACTTATTTCCGTATGgtgaagcttatatcaaatttctattttcatGGTAGTTCCCCCAGAGTTACATTCATGTTTAGAccatttattaaaagagaaataaccataaaatgaatggctaaaaatgtcatattttatatactgaacttattgcaccagcataatGTTTCCGCCtcgcaatagcagcaatgatccaggacttcaaacttgtcacagggggtcaccatcttgcaaagtgtctccgacactcacatgctcagtgggctctgagcagctgttgagaagctaagcttagtggttgtcaaaaattttcaagaaaatgaggttggcctgtaatataagctgatgttacaggcctgattattacattctgatgcaagttgcactggtttctgtgctgttgtatagtaattatctatattatctgtgtgtactgtatagtgagttggtccctaagctcagtaacggacagcagcacagaacatttgcagtgaatccgcagaaaagatggggaacttctggggcatcttcagaggcacagatcttcccttctAATAGGCAGTGTTGACCTTGGGTTGGCCCAAGCTTAATGTAGCCtactaagctttagttctcctttaacctgcatGCAATGAATATAAATCTGGAATGGAAATTATAATGGCGTAAATGTGTTTTCCTTCAACAGTGTGCTACATATCTTGGACTCTGTTGCTTCATTGCTACTGATGATGTTGAGGTAAATGTCTTGAATAGTAACTGGGGTAGGTAGGACTGCtggctttctttattttttatttctttaattcctTGTCTTATCAGGATGTATACACCACAATGGAGTGCATGGAGAATCTGTTTACAAAGCAGTATCATTCAGAGAGTGCAGCTGATAACTGTTCAGCACTTCACATCCAGGCTCTTCAATCATGGGCCCTTTTGCTGACCATCTGCCATAATAGTGAAGTGAAGAAGAAACTTGACATGTAGGTACATTATCTGGTGAATATAATACATTACATAAGTACATCCCACAGCCCTCCATGCAGTTTGCACACAATCACGGTTACAcaatctctctcctctctcttgtCTTTAGGGTAGCAGACCCTTCTTCTGCTGCCAGGAATCCTGCCTCTTAACAAACAAATTTCCTCAATCACTAAGGCAGCTCAGTAAAACAATTGTTACATGCACACAATCACGGTCACATGatcctttctctctctgcactcctCTGGCCTGGgcaggcacatgtgcagtaaagtgaaaatgccagctactgcgcatgtgccagacCAGAACAATGACACGGGCTGTGACAAAGATTGCCTATCATTTGTCAACCCCCAGTGATTAACTTCTCCTGTAATGAATCCTACAAGGTCAAAATATTCATTTTGCTCAGGAATCAACTGGCCAATACTTGGTGAGCTGCAATTCTTCACATACCACAAGTCTTGTGTTAAGTTTGCATGTCCTGGAAAGTGTTACCCTAAACTTTATATTGGTCTCCAATATTTCCTGTGTGGTTGCAGTGAACTTTGGGCATCTTTTATCTTCATATACCTGCCCCCTGTGTTATATAGAGTACTTATTCACTGTAGCTTTGCAGATGTGCCTAGAAACTGCTTGACGATTTTTCTTATAAACGAATGCATGACTAAGTGGTTTCTTTTCAGACATCTCTGTAAGCTTCCACGGCTGCTCTCTTGCGGTGATGTCAATATGCGAATTGCTGCTGGGGAGACTCTGGCCCTCTTGTTTGAGCTGGCACGTGAAGCAGATGCAGtgagtacaattttttttacttttttgtttttggacAAATCTGATTAAATATACCAACACAATGTTATTTCAatcaaatgctttaaatatattCAGCCAAGTGAATACTACTGTAATG
Above is a genomic segment from Xenopus laevis strain J_2021 chromosome 3L, Xenopus_laevis_v10.1, whole genome shotgun sequence containing:
- the ifrd1.L gene encoding interferon related developmental regulator 1 L homeolog, producing MERRMTLTDSIERCLKKGKSEEQQVAAALACLLCCQLGSGIESEEVFRTVAPVLKSIVCDRSANTQARQACATYLGLCCFIATDDVEDVYTTMECMENLFTKQYHSESAADNCSALHIQALQSWALLLTICHNSEVKKKLDIHLCKLPRLLSCGDVNMRIAAGETLALLFELAREADADFYYDDLEPLTQTLKSLATDCNKHRAKTDRRKQRSVFRDVLRAIETNVFLRSIFELGPPLLLDTATIKAMKVSREERHMNNSAAFKARTKARSKLRDKRVDVGEFY